A stretch of the Denticeps clupeoides chromosome 6, fDenClu1.1, whole genome shotgun sequence genome encodes the following:
- the crebzf gene encoding CREB/ATF bZIP transcription factor isoform X1: MVGSCSKRKPNRRRQSGEFHQTPSSALRSVCRRKGHMKLDRMITRKRGRLDSSSAPESLGAGMPCKTDTSTVRQISLDEDLCDSPSSPSVELDELLNTDDLDWVFDRDAFAPLGDLDPFYSLSSNDRLDQGASATEMTRSSMESSQRRLSGHTSNKNAIAARMNRLKKKEYVSGLEQKVGSLTTENRFLQQENGQLHTRVEELENETRYLRAVLANESMLAQLLSRLTGVSGMKFSTSLFQGPDKNDHDYAMPTKRVKVEERDTSGGVCLHVDKDHVSVEFCTKCAESANASIKIFLLGGCALLDEWLSDHP, from the exons ATGGTGGGCTCTTGTAGCAAGAGAAAGCCGAATAGAAGAAGGCAGTCAGGCGAATTTCACCAAACGCCTTCATCG GCTCTGCGCTCTGTTTGCAGGCGTAAGGGCCATATGAAGTTGGACAGAATGATCACCAGGAAAAGAGGACGACTCGACAGCAGTTCAGCTCCAGAGTCCCTCGGCGCAGGCATGCCTTGCAAGACTGACACCAGCACCGTCAGACAGATCTCTCTGGATGAAGACCTTTGTGACTCGCCCAGCTCACCCAGCGTGGAGCTCGATGAACTGCTTAATACTGACGACCTTGACTGGGTCTTTGACAGAGATGCCTTCGCTCCACTTGGTGACCTTGACCCTTTCTACAGCTTGAGCTCGAATGATCGTCTGGATCAAGGTGCATCTGCGACCGAGATGACACGGTCTTCGATGGAATCTTCCCAGAGAAGACTTTCTGGTCACACGAGCAACAAGAATGCGATAGCGGCGAGAATGAATCGCCTGAAGAAGAAAGAATATGTCAGTGGTCTAGAGCAAAAGGTCGGGTCACTGACGACAGAGAACCGCTTCCTCCAACAGGAAAACGGGCAGCTGCACACGCGAGTAGAAGAGTTGGAAAATGAGACGAGGTACCTGAGAGCCGTGTTGGCCAACGAGAGCATGTTAGCCCAGCTGTTGTCTAGACTCACTGGTGTGAGCGGCATGAAATTCTCTACCTCGCTTTTCCAGGGACCCGACAAGAACGACCACGACTACGCCATGCCTACAAAGAGAGTAAAGGTGGAAGAGCGAGACACATCTGGCGGTGTCTGTTTGCATGTGGACAAGGACCATGTCTCTGTGGAATTCTGCACAAAGTGTGCAGAGAGTGCAAATGCATCAATTAAAAT TTTTCTTCTAGGTGGTTGTGCCTTGCTGGATGAGTGGCTATCAGACCATCCATGA
- the crebzf gene encoding CREB/ATF bZIP transcription factor isoform X2, with protein sequence MVGSCSKRKPNRRRQSGEFHQTPSSALRSVCRRKGHMKLDRMITRKRGRLDSSSAPESLGAGMPCKTDTSTVRQISLDEDLCDSPSSPSVELDELLNTDDLDWVFDRDAFAPLGDLDPFYSLSSNDRLDQGASATEMTRSSMESSQRRLSGHTSNKNAIAARMNRLKKKEYVSGLEQKVGSLTTENRFLQQENGQLHTRVEELENETRYLRAVLANESMLAQLLSRLTGVSGMKFSTSLFQGPDKNDHDYAMPTKRVKVEERDTSGGVCLHVDKDHVSVEFCTKCAESANASIKMWLCLAG encoded by the exons ATGGTGGGCTCTTGTAGCAAGAGAAAGCCGAATAGAAGAAGGCAGTCAGGCGAATTTCACCAAACGCCTTCATCG GCTCTGCGCTCTGTTTGCAGGCGTAAGGGCCATATGAAGTTGGACAGAATGATCACCAGGAAAAGAGGACGACTCGACAGCAGTTCAGCTCCAGAGTCCCTCGGCGCAGGCATGCCTTGCAAGACTGACACCAGCACCGTCAGACAGATCTCTCTGGATGAAGACCTTTGTGACTCGCCCAGCTCACCCAGCGTGGAGCTCGATGAACTGCTTAATACTGACGACCTTGACTGGGTCTTTGACAGAGATGCCTTCGCTCCACTTGGTGACCTTGACCCTTTCTACAGCTTGAGCTCGAATGATCGTCTGGATCAAGGTGCATCTGCGACCGAGATGACACGGTCTTCGATGGAATCTTCCCAGAGAAGACTTTCTGGTCACACGAGCAACAAGAATGCGATAGCGGCGAGAATGAATCGCCTGAAGAAGAAAGAATATGTCAGTGGTCTAGAGCAAAAGGTCGGGTCACTGACGACAGAGAACCGCTTCCTCCAACAGGAAAACGGGCAGCTGCACACGCGAGTAGAAGAGTTGGAAAATGAGACGAGGTACCTGAGAGCCGTGTTGGCCAACGAGAGCATGTTAGCCCAGCTGTTGTCTAGACTCACTGGTGTGAGCGGCATGAAATTCTCTACCTCGCTTTTCCAGGGACCCGACAAGAACGACCACGACTACGCCATGCCTACAAAGAGAGTAAAGGTGGAAGAGCGAGACACATCTGGCGGTGTCTGTTTGCATGTGGACAAGGACCATGTCTCTGTGGAATTCTGCACAAAGTGTGCAGAGAGTGCAAATGCATCAATTAAAAT GTGGTTGTGCCTTGCTGGATGA
- the tmem126a gene encoding transmembrane protein 126A: protein MSESNSEQVVPRALIVDMLNNKFEKLPDLDRKLFTYGPLYLGGNAGLAGLVANSFYRRVLNVSQARIASSLPMATLPFLTTVALYNAVVSNPILAGDLNCPSCALIRGALVGLVGGGLYPILLALPVNAGLAARYQTSLLPERGSVLRHWTSVSRPVLQKMRIVLVLQAFFGTYLASKHFEIYKKMLQIPDSGGEELRDYRS, encoded by the exons ATGTCCGAGTCAAATTCTGAACAAGTTGTGCCGCGTGCTCTAATTGTGGACATGCTGAATAACAAATTTGAAAAACTGCCCGATTTAGACCG GAAACTTTTCACCTACGGCCCCTTGTACCTGGGCGGAAACGCCGGCCTGGCGGGTCTGGTCGCCAACAGCTTTTACCGGCGGGTGTTAAACGTGAGCCAGGCGCGGATTGCGTCCAGCCTTCCGATGGCCACGCTGCCCTTCCTGACGACCGTGGCGCTGTACAACGCGGTGGTGTCGAATCCCATACTCGCAG GAGACCTGAACTGCCCGTCGTGCGCATTGATAAGAGGGGCGTTGGTGGGGCTTGTCGGGGGAGGCCTGTACCCCATCTTGTTGGCGTTGCCTGTAAACGCAGGACTTGCAGCCAG ATACCAAACATCTCTGTTGCCGGAAAGGGGCAGCGTGTTGCGCCACTGGACGAGCGTCTCACGGCCCGTCCTGCAGAAAATGCGCATAGTGTTGGTGTTGCAAGCCTTTTTCGGCACTTACCTCGCCTCAAAGCACTTCGAAATCTACAAGAAGATGCTTCAGATACCCGACTCGGGGGGTGAAGAACTCCGGGACTACCGCAGCTGA
- the sytl2a gene encoding synaptotagmin-like protein 2 isoform X1: MIDLSYLTSEEREKILAVLKRDANLKKADELRVKKLETSVHDRTQLKYMTGEWFYETKSQRHHDRIHGSDIIQASMNKEKPVTILELSQSYSEKPSMVNSANLEVFIPPELSGLIQEPSPQPRLKRNEHNTLTAPQPQTKERQNPFNSGPLRQDPSCGTDQKLLNGAQKPKNTPEKDQHENHHADPPIIQVSDVHGAVSGRGNIEDASPARRAMKKLSPRPLSLSKSLEDITKVPALSATPISPTSTFLNPEQMKMMSTSVPSSLQEQSNGRFPPENSFHADRQKAMNSSQTNISCSSGMASMSSASGSVMSIYMGDYGNVEVRGTIRFAMNYVEKIGEFHICVVQCKDLAVAEPKRNRSDPYVKCYLMPDKTKLGKRKTSVKKKTLNPTYNEILKYKIAMETLKTQTLNLSVWHNDTFGRNSFLGEVDIDLSKWSFSNTQMKDFVLKARPAAHFKPTDHRGEVRVALRFLPGVSQSKSLPKMGEIQIWVKECRNLPAVRGVIDPFIKCAVLPDTSRKSRQKTRVVKKSANPAFNHTMVYNGFGAEDLQETCVELTVWDHDRLNNHFLGGLRLGLGTGKSYGSDVDWMDSNPDERTMWDRMMESPNEWVEDVLPLRMLMMARSMSK, from the exons ATGATTGACCTGAGCTACCTGACCAGCGAGGAGCGGGAGAAGATCTTGGCTGTCCTGAAGCGGGATGCCAACCTAAAGAAGGCTGATGAACTGCGTGTTAA GAAACTGGAGACTTCGGTGCATGACAGAACCCAGCTGAAGTACATGACTGGAGAGTGGTTTTATGAAACCAAGTCCCAGAGGCACCATGACCGAATCCACGGCTCTGACATTATCCAGGCTTCCATGAACAAGGAGAAACCGGTCACAATAT TGGAGCTCTCCCAGTCGTACAGTGAGAAGCCCAGCATGGTCAACAGTGCGAACCTTGAGGTCTTCATCCCCCCTGAGCTCTCTGGACTAATACAGGAGCCGTCACCGCAGCCCAGACTTAAGAG aaatgaACACAACACATTAACAGCACCTCAACCTCAAACTAAG gAAAGACAAAACCCATTCAACAGTGGGCCATTGAGACAAGATCCTTCATGTGGGACTGACCAAAAATTATTAAATGGAGCTCAGAAGCCGAAAAATACACCTGAAAAGG ATCAACATGAAAATCATCATGCTGATCCTCCAATAATTCAGGTGTCTGACGTCCATGGCGCTGTCTCTGGGAGAG GTAACATTGAGGATGCGAGCCCAGCCAGGCGAGCGATGAAAAAGCTGAGCCCCAGGCCGTTATCCCTGTCCAAAAGTCTGGAAGATATTACAAAAGTTCCGGCAT TGTCTGCAACCCCCATTTCCCCCACCTCCACCTTTTTAAACCCAGaacagatgaagatgatgagcaCATCAGTGCCTTCCTCTCTGCAGGAACAG AGCAATGGCAGATTCCCCCCAGAGAACAGCTTCCATGCCGACAGACAAAAGGCGATGAACAGCTCACAAACTAACATTAGCTGCTCCTCTGGCATGGCATCAATGTCCTCT GCCAGCGGCAGCGTCATGAGCATCTACATGGGTGATTATGGGAACGTAGAGGTTCGGGGAACCATAAGGTTTGCCATGAACTATGTGGAGAAGATAGGAGAGTTTCACATCTGTGTGGTCCAGTGCAAAGACCTGGCAGTGGCGGAGCCCAAGAGGAACCGCTCTGATCC GTATGTGAAATGCTACCTTATGCCAGATAAAACCAAGCTGGGAAAGAGGAAAACATCAGTGAAAAAGAAGACACTAAATCCAACctacaatgaaattcttaag TATAAAATTGCAATGGAAACTCTTAAGACTCAGACTTTGAACCTCTCTGTGTGGCACAATGACACCTTTGGACGAAACAGCTTTCTTGGCGAGGTGGACATTGATTTGTCAAAGTGGAGCTTCAGCAACACTCAGATGAAAGACTTTGTGTTAAAGGCCCGG cctGCTGCTCACTTCAAGCCCACAGACCACAGAGGAGAAGTGCGAGTGGCTTTACGGTTCCTGCCTGGAGTTTCTCAAA GCAAAAGCCTCCCTAAGATGGGTGAAATCCAAATCTGGGTGAAAGAATGCAGAAACCTGCCTGCTGTGAGaggtgtgatagaccctttcaTTAAATG TGCAGTCCTCCCAGACACAAGCAGGAAGAGCCGACAGAAGACGCGGGTGGTGAAGAAGTCTGCGAATCCTGCATTTAACCACACCATGGTGTACAATGGCTTTGGGGCTGAGGATCTGCAAGAAACGTGTGTGGAGCTCACTGTCTGGGACCATGACAGGCTTAATAATCACTTCCTTGGTGGCCTCAGGCTTGGCCTAGGAACAG GTAAAAGTTATGGCTCTGACGTTGATTGGATGGACTCGAACCCTGATGAAAGAACAATGTGGGACAGAATGATGGAATCTCCGAACGAATGGGTGGAAGATGTATTACCTTTGAGAATGCTGATGATGGCACGGAGTATGTCGAAATAA
- the sytl2a gene encoding synaptotagmin-like protein 2 isoform X2 gives MYSSHESLLENRAHAPRLPPPKGILKLTSSYSSCDSLPVRRNSGQLLDPLSPPDSPSSLFSSGDWLERKQVRFSSVVTGINNVVDDDDDNEAGDHDSFLPSEDSSNGFIHEDDNDRLTEENEVALDCPVAAHFSPGSLFCDNGPADREDVKSGERENSRGGSDMKIPDELSAGAFNDQHENHHADPPIIQVSDVHGAVSGRGNIEDASPARRAMKKLSPRPLSLSKSLEDITKVPALSATPISPTSTFLNPEQMKMMSTSVPSSLQEQSNGRFPPENSFHADRQKAMNSSQTNISCSSGMASMSSASGSVMSIYMGDYGNVEVRGTIRFAMNYVEKIGEFHICVVQCKDLAVAEPKRNRSDPYVKCYLMPDKTKLGKRKTSVKKKTLNPTYNEILKYKIAMETLKTQTLNLSVWHNDTFGRNSFLGEVDIDLSKWSFSNTQMKDFVLKARPAAHFKPTDHRGEVRVALRFLPGVSQSKSLPKMGEIQIWVKECRNLPAVRGVIDPFIKCAVLPDTSRKSRQKTRVVKKSANPAFNHTMVYNGFGAEDLQETCVELTVWDHDRLNNHFLGGLRLGLGTGKSYGSDVDWMDSNPDERTMWDRMMESPNEWVEDVLPLRMLMMARSMSK, from the exons ATGTACTCTTCCCATGAGTCGCTTCTAGAGAACCGGGCCCATGCCCCCAGACTTCCCCCTCCTAAAGGGATCCTTAAACTGACCTCCAGCTACAGTTCCTGCGATTCCCTGCCAGTCCGCAGGAACAGTGGGCAGCTGCTAGACCCACTGAGTCCCCCAGACTCACCCAGCTCTCTCTTCAGCTCAGGGGACTGGTTAGAAAGAAAGCAAGTTAGGTTTTCCTCCGTCGTCACCGGCATCAACAACGtggtggatgatgatgatgataatgaggCCGGGGACCATGACAGCTTCTTACCCTCAGAGGACAGCAGCAATGGGTTTATCCATGAAGATGACAATGATAGGTTAACTGAGGAGAACGAAGTGGCATTAGATTGTCCAGTGGCTGCTCACTTCTCTCCAGGGTCCTTGTTTTGTGATAATGGGCCAGCAGATCGAGAAGATGTTAAGTCAGGCGAACGTGAGAATAGTAGAGGAGGGAGTGACATGAAAATCCCTGATGAACTCTCAGCTGGGGCGTTTAATG ATCAACATGAAAATCATCATGCTGATCCTCCAATAATTCAGGTGTCTGACGTCCATGGCGCTGTCTCTGGGAGAG GTAACATTGAGGATGCGAGCCCAGCCAGGCGAGCGATGAAAAAGCTGAGCCCCAGGCCGTTATCCCTGTCCAAAAGTCTGGAAGATATTACAAAAGTTCCGGCAT TGTCTGCAACCCCCATTTCCCCCACCTCCACCTTTTTAAACCCAGaacagatgaagatgatgagcaCATCAGTGCCTTCCTCTCTGCAGGAACAG AGCAATGGCAGATTCCCCCCAGAGAACAGCTTCCATGCCGACAGACAAAAGGCGATGAACAGCTCACAAACTAACATTAGCTGCTCCTCTGGCATGGCATCAATGTCCTCT GCCAGCGGCAGCGTCATGAGCATCTACATGGGTGATTATGGGAACGTAGAGGTTCGGGGAACCATAAGGTTTGCCATGAACTATGTGGAGAAGATAGGAGAGTTTCACATCTGTGTGGTCCAGTGCAAAGACCTGGCAGTGGCGGAGCCCAAGAGGAACCGCTCTGATCC GTATGTGAAATGCTACCTTATGCCAGATAAAACCAAGCTGGGAAAGAGGAAAACATCAGTGAAAAAGAAGACACTAAATCCAACctacaatgaaattcttaag TATAAAATTGCAATGGAAACTCTTAAGACTCAGACTTTGAACCTCTCTGTGTGGCACAATGACACCTTTGGACGAAACAGCTTTCTTGGCGAGGTGGACATTGATTTGTCAAAGTGGAGCTTCAGCAACACTCAGATGAAAGACTTTGTGTTAAAGGCCCGG cctGCTGCTCACTTCAAGCCCACAGACCACAGAGGAGAAGTGCGAGTGGCTTTACGGTTCCTGCCTGGAGTTTCTCAAA GCAAAAGCCTCCCTAAGATGGGTGAAATCCAAATCTGGGTGAAAGAATGCAGAAACCTGCCTGCTGTGAGaggtgtgatagaccctttcaTTAAATG TGCAGTCCTCCCAGACACAAGCAGGAAGAGCCGACAGAAGACGCGGGTGGTGAAGAAGTCTGCGAATCCTGCATTTAACCACACCATGGTGTACAATGGCTTTGGGGCTGAGGATCTGCAAGAAACGTGTGTGGAGCTCACTGTCTGGGACCATGACAGGCTTAATAATCACTTCCTTGGTGGCCTCAGGCTTGGCCTAGGAACAG GTAAAAGTTATGGCTCTGACGTTGATTGGATGGACTCGAACCCTGATGAAAGAACAATGTGGGACAGAATGATGGAATCTCCGAACGAATGGGTGGAAGATGTATTACCTTTGAGAATGCTGATGATGGCACGGAGTATGTCGAAATAA